A DNA window from Desulfatibacillum aliphaticivorans DSM 15576 contains the following coding sequences:
- a CDS encoding caspase family protein codes for MRVATSLKTTGFVLVLCIVCLLAGVRVSAEMDWTELEPDAEAAYQKEFREKTTHLDGLIEKGEYVAAVEYVFGEAAPMPKEYRKKAVDNAVDEIRRRYDSGERAEAALEIMDLAIRFSDVKVLKRARNRLFASLAEDWRQDAKSGAESVQLPEQANGAMCVLARGLTSWGRRNFRKHPDRGLAAMELAQFYCPEGADIAYNLGVAQYRTGSVSQARKTWEELAGDRSWDTVLLCNLGWLCLETGDVDQADHYAMQALAAAPDSPNAMAIRLEVLFARGQYTNAVQMVFANERQTTPWYEERAVAYAVAAGWKSFQTGGGQDALSSMESLAEEFPQAESFSQAATTMKDALEGRPKHLPETAPLPHLRNPGDPIYPPDHGVAFDPLSVDQGPKFRRKEDGAFALVVGLKNYKHMIGPRYAEKDALMFRDLLLSYMGFPNEKRNIRLNLGTEAKSGDLRQNIAWLGRKASENPGALVILYFSGKGMPVYAEDKHTVLDCLIMPYDADPDHPEKGQPISLSEIKEAFSNSGSSNVHIILDAGFYGDGKSVGLGKGVVPAPVTDLFAARASILTAAGVTREAVELPPGEQGAFSYFLLEALMGKGDLNQDGWVDAREAFDWTSREMKEQGVMQIPYAEINNPVKLSKVK; via the coding sequence ATGCGAGTAGCAACTTCTTTAAAAACAACCGGTTTCGTCCTGGTTTTGTGCATAGTCTGCCTGCTGGCCGGAGTACGCGTTTCAGCCGAGATGGACTGGACGGAGTTGGAGCCCGACGCAGAAGCCGCCTATCAAAAGGAATTTCGCGAAAAAACCACCCATTTGGACGGCCTGATCGAAAAAGGCGAATATGTTGCCGCCGTGGAATACGTCTTTGGCGAGGCGGCGCCCATGCCCAAGGAGTATCGTAAAAAGGCTGTGGACAATGCCGTGGACGAAATCAGGCGCCGATACGATTCCGGCGAACGCGCAGAGGCGGCTCTGGAAATCATGGACCTGGCCATTCGTTTTTCGGACGTCAAGGTGCTCAAAAGGGCCAGAAACCGCCTGTTCGCGTCATTGGCGGAGGACTGGCGGCAAGATGCAAAAAGCGGGGCGGAAAGCGTTCAACTCCCTGAACAGGCCAATGGCGCCATGTGCGTCCTGGCCCGGGGCTTGACTTCGTGGGGGCGGCGAAATTTCCGCAAGCATCCGGACCGGGGCCTGGCCGCCATGGAGTTGGCGCAGTTCTATTGTCCGGAGGGCGCGGACATCGCCTATAATTTGGGAGTAGCCCAATACCGTACCGGAAGCGTTTCCCAGGCTCGAAAAACCTGGGAGGAACTGGCGGGGGATCGCTCCTGGGACACGGTTTTGCTCTGCAATTTGGGCTGGCTTTGCCTGGAGACAGGCGACGTGGACCAGGCTGATCACTACGCCATGCAAGCCCTGGCCGCCGCCCCGGATTCCCCGAACGCCATGGCCATCCGTTTGGAAGTGCTGTTCGCCCGGGGGCAATACACGAATGCCGTGCAGATGGTTTTCGCCAACGAACGCCAGACAACGCCCTGGTATGAAGAACGCGCCGTCGCATATGCGGTTGCAGCAGGTTGGAAGTCGTTTCAGACCGGAGGAGGACAGGACGCCCTATCAAGCATGGAAAGCCTGGCTGAAGAATTTCCCCAGGCGGAGTCTTTCTCTCAGGCGGCGACGACCATGAAGGATGCACTGGAAGGCCGGCCGAAGCATTTGCCCGAGACTGCTCCCTTGCCGCATCTCCGCAACCCCGGAGATCCCATTTATCCCCCGGACCATGGCGTAGCGTTCGATCCTCTATCAGTTGACCAGGGACCGAAATTCCGCCGAAAAGAAGACGGCGCCTTCGCCTTGGTTGTGGGCTTAAAAAATTACAAACACATGATAGGCCCCCGCTACGCCGAAAAAGACGCCCTGATGTTTCGCGACCTGCTGCTCTCCTATATGGGCTTCCCCAATGAAAAGAGGAATATTCGACTTAACCTTGGGACGGAAGCCAAATCCGGCGATCTCCGTCAAAACATCGCCTGGCTGGGAAGAAAGGCTTCCGAAAACCCCGGCGCCCTGGTCATCCTGTACTTTTCCGGCAAAGGCATGCCGGTGTATGCCGAGGACAAGCATACCGTCCTGGATTGCCTGATCATGCCTTATGACGCAGACCCGGACCACCCGGAGAAAGGCCAGCCTATTTCGCTGTCGGAGATCAAGGAGGCTTTTTCCAACAGCGGCTCCTCCAATGTACACATTATTTTGGATGCAGGCTTTTATGGGGACGGAAAATCCGTGGGCCTGGGTAAAGGCGTGGTTCCTGCGCCGGTTACGGATCTTTTTGCAGCCAGGGCGTCCATCCTGACGGCGGCGGGCGTGACGCGAGAGGCGGTGGAGCTTCCTCCTGGCGAGCAGGGGGCTTTCAGCTATTTTTTGTTGGAAGCCTTAATGGGGAAGGGCGATCTAAATCAGGACGGCTGGGTGGACGCCCGGGAGGCGTTTGACTGGACATCCAGGGAAATGAAGGAGCAAGGCGTCATGCAAATTCCCTATGCGGAAATCAACAACCCTGTGAAACTGAGCAAGGTGAAATAA
- a CDS encoding formylglycine-generating enzyme family protein, whose product MDLSWRIISSKGDAPTEPQDKPGDVFVEPVTGMEFVFIPGKCFVMGSTEKTDPDRYQDEGPVHKVCLDGFWMGRYEVTNAQYHYFRPGHDSGEYEGHPLNMDAQPVVNVSWKNARAFAIWLSAQNQGQYSFWLPTEAEWEFACRAGTETSRYWGDDVSQTCQYANVADQTAGKYWPSWNVHPCNDGFAVSAPVGSFSPNAFGLYDMMGNVWEACQDWKAPYRPGEQVNPAGPQTGKRRMVRGGSWDNESRGIRSANRSYATPSFKRYNNGFRLVRTR is encoded by the coding sequence ATGGATCTTTCGTGGAGAATCATATCCAGCAAGGGCGACGCCCCCACCGAGCCCCAGGATAAGCCCGGGGATGTATTTGTAGAGCCGGTCACGGGCATGGAGTTCGTGTTCATTCCCGGTAAATGCTTTGTGATGGGCAGCACGGAGAAAACCGATCCGGATCGCTATCAGGACGAAGGGCCGGTCCACAAAGTTTGCCTGGACGGATTTTGGATGGGCAGATACGAGGTGACCAACGCCCAGTATCATTATTTTCGGCCGGGGCACGACAGCGGGGAATACGAAGGCCATCCCCTGAACATGGACGCCCAGCCCGTGGTCAATGTCTCGTGGAAAAACGCCCGGGCTTTCGCCATCTGGCTTTCCGCCCAAAACCAGGGGCAGTACTCCTTTTGGCTGCCCACCGAAGCGGAATGGGAGTTCGCCTGTCGAGCCGGAACCGAGACGTCCAGATATTGGGGCGACGATGTTTCCCAAACCTGCCAGTACGCCAATGTGGCGGACCAAACCGCCGGGAAGTACTGGCCCTCCTGGAATGTGCACCCCTGCAACGACGGCTTTGCCGTGTCGGCGCCTGTGGGCAGTTTTTCTCCCAATGCATTCGGGTTGTACGATATGATGGGCAATGTCTGGGAAGCCTGCCAGGATTGGAAAGCCCCCTACCGTCCGGGCGAGCAAGTCAACCCCGCCGGCCCTCAAACCGGCAAACGCCGCATGGTGCGCGGAGGAAGCTGGGATAATGAAAGCCGGGGCATACGCAGCGCCAACCGCAGTTACGCCACTCCCTCTTTTAAACGCTACAATAACGGATTCCGTCTGGTAAGAACCCGATAA
- a CDS encoding AAA family ATPase, with product MEIQEITQEVEKQNVVIRQVMAEVEKVIVGQKDLLERLMVGLLCDGHLLLEGLPGLAKTTAIRTLAAAIDVGFQRIQFTPDLLPADILGTQIFRPDTGQFVIRKGPIFNNIILADEINRAPAKVQSALLEAMSERQITLAGKCFELEKPFMVLATQNPIEQEGTYPLPEAQVDRFMLKINVTYPTEAQEKEIMNRVRQGVTENVCSAVSSQSIDEAKKAVQAVHMEEKITDYIISLVRATRDPAAYGLDSQNLIRYGASPRASIYLGAAARAHAFINGRAYVIPQDVKAMAPDVLRHRIMVSYEAEAEGIDSDQLIKTLLERIEVP from the coding sequence ATGGAAATCCAAGAAATCACCCAGGAAGTTGAAAAACAAAATGTGGTAATCCGCCAGGTTATGGCGGAGGTGGAAAAGGTGATCGTAGGACAGAAAGACCTGCTGGAACGGCTCATGGTCGGCCTGCTCTGCGACGGACACCTTTTGTTGGAAGGGTTGCCGGGCCTGGCCAAGACCACGGCCATCAGGACTCTGGCGGCGGCCATTGACGTGGGCTTTCAAAGAATTCAGTTCACGCCCGACTTGCTGCCCGCGGACATTTTGGGCACCCAGATCTTTCGGCCGGACACCGGACAGTTCGTCATCCGGAAAGGGCCGATCTTCAACAACATTATTCTGGCCGACGAAATCAACCGTGCTCCGGCGAAGGTGCAAAGCGCCCTGCTGGAGGCCATGAGCGAGCGCCAGATCACCCTGGCCGGCAAATGTTTTGAGCTGGAAAAGCCCTTTATGGTGCTGGCCACCCAAAACCCCATCGAGCAGGAAGGCACCTATCCTTTGCCTGAAGCCCAGGTGGACCGGTTTATGTTGAAAATCAACGTGACCTATCCCACCGAAGCCCAGGAAAAGGAGATCATGAATCGCGTCCGCCAGGGCGTGACCGAAAACGTGTGCTCAGCCGTGTCTTCCCAATCCATTGATGAGGCGAAAAAAGCAGTGCAGGCCGTGCACATGGAAGAAAAAATCACGGACTACATCATCTCTCTGGTCAGGGCCACCCGCGACCCCGCCGCCTACGGCCTGGATTCTCAAAACCTCATACGTTACGGGGCCTCACCCCGGGCTTCCATCTACCTGGGCGCAGCAGCCAGAGCCCATGCGTTCATCAACGGCCGCGCCTATGTAATCCCGCAGGACGTCAAAGCCATGGCTCCGGACGTGCTTCGCCACCGCATTATGGTCAGTTACGAGGCGGAGGCCGAAGGAATCGACTCTGACCAACTGATTAAAACCTTGCTCGAGAGGATCGAAGTCCCCTGA
- a CDS encoding DUF58 domain-containing protein translates to MLPKELIGKIQKFHFRTRFLANDLFAGQYVSAFKGKGMEFSEVREYVPGDDVRDIDWNVTARMGHPYVKVFSEERELTVLLLLDLSASNLFGTSKRFKRELAAEVAGLLAFTAVRTNDKVGAILFSDKVERFIPPKKGAGHVWGLIRDIFSHEPQSAATNLSAPLDHLNKLVRRHAVVFLISDFMVPEFDHKTQTSMYLASRKHDLTAIRIQDPAERVLPNVGLVWMRDPETGQALAVDTSNKGVRRRWEEDVAHRDAELKTLLTKSGVDRVELSTGGSVVQPLTEYFRRREARK, encoded by the coding sequence ATGCTGCCCAAGGAACTAATCGGGAAAATTCAAAAATTCCATTTCCGTACACGCTTTTTGGCCAATGACCTGTTCGCGGGCCAGTACGTGAGCGCCTTTAAAGGCAAGGGTATGGAATTCTCGGAAGTGCGGGAGTACGTCCCGGGCGACGACGTGCGGGACATCGACTGGAACGTCACCGCCCGTATGGGGCATCCCTACGTCAAGGTGTTCTCCGAAGAAAGGGAGTTGACGGTTCTCTTACTCCTGGATCTTTCGGCCTCCAACCTGTTCGGGACCTCCAAGCGCTTCAAACGGGAGCTGGCTGCGGAAGTCGCCGGTCTGCTCGCTTTTACAGCCGTACGCACCAACGACAAAGTGGGCGCCATCCTGTTTTCCGATAAGGTGGAGCGTTTCATCCCGCCGAAAAAAGGCGCCGGCCATGTCTGGGGCTTGATCCGGGATATCTTCTCCCACGAGCCTCAGTCTGCAGCTACTAACCTGAGCGCTCCCCTGGATCATCTAAACAAGCTGGTGCGCCGCCACGCCGTGGTGTTTCTTATTTCGGATTTTATGGTTCCTGAGTTCGACCATAAAACCCAGACCTCCATGTACCTGGCGTCCCGCAAGCACGACCTGACGGCCATCCGAATTCAGGACCCGGCGGAGCGCGTCCTGCCCAACGTGGGGCTTGTCTGGATGCGGGATCCCGAAACTGGGCAGGCCCTGGCCGTCGACACATCCAACAAGGGCGTTCGCCGCCGTTGGGAAGAGGACGTGGCCCACCGGGACGCCGAGTTGAAGACCTTGCTCACAAAGTCCGGCGTGGACAGGGTGGAGCTTTCCACGGGCGGGTCCGTGGTTCAGCCCTTGACCGAGTACTTCCGCAGAAGGGAGGCGCGTAAATGA
- a CDS encoding VWA domain-containing protein has protein sequence MFEFAYPYFFLLLIPIFLWAGVSLKKRPPAVTYSAASRLGRIAGKNAEIRARIPLLVRTLALVLLVAAVARPQTVDASREIKTPGVDIILCLDASESMAQPDFAIDGQRVNRLTAVKKVVHDFVKRRDTDRIGLVVFGDYAFTQAPLTLDKGLLLNLIENLRIGMAGRKTAIGDALGVAGKRIKDIPAMSKVVILLSDGENTAGDMTPQGAAEALAALGIKIYTIGMGTEQAGSKELAQIAVIGQGKYYHASNTEQLDSIYKEIDKAEKTEAKVKEFFHYKEHYRWFLLAALALVLLEATGLLGRAVP, from the coding sequence ATGTTTGAATTTGCCTATCCATATTTTTTTCTGCTGCTCATACCCATATTTTTGTGGGCCGGAGTCTCCCTGAAAAAAAGGCCTCCTGCGGTGACCTATTCCGCAGCCTCCCGTCTCGGGCGGATCGCCGGAAAAAATGCAGAGATACGGGCGCGCATTCCTCTTCTGGTTAGGACGCTCGCCCTGGTCCTGCTGGTGGCGGCCGTCGCCCGGCCCCAAACCGTGGACGCCTCGCGGGAAATCAAAACTCCGGGCGTGGACATCATCCTGTGCCTGGACGCCTCGGAGTCCATGGCGCAGCCGGACTTCGCCATAGACGGCCAGCGCGTCAACCGTCTCACCGCCGTCAAAAAGGTTGTCCATGACTTTGTAAAACGCCGGGACACAGATCGAATCGGCCTGGTGGTGTTCGGCGATTACGCGTTCACCCAGGCGCCGCTGACCCTGGACAAAGGTCTTTTGCTCAATCTCATCGAAAATCTGCGAATCGGCATGGCGGGCCGTAAGACAGCCATCGGCGACGCCCTGGGCGTCGCCGGAAAACGCATCAAAGACATCCCCGCCATGTCCAAGGTGGTCATCTTATTGTCCGACGGCGAAAACACGGCCGGAGACATGACGCCTCAAGGAGCGGCGGAGGCCCTGGCCGCCCTGGGAATCAAGATTTACACGATTGGCATGGGCACGGAGCAGGCTGGCTCCAAGGAACTGGCCCAGATCGCCGTTATCGGTCAGGGAAAATATTACCACGCCTCCAATACGGAACAGTTGGACTCCATCTATAAGGAAATCGACAAGGCCGAAAAAACCGAAGCCAAGGTTAAGGAGTTCTTTCATTACAAGGAGCATTATCGCTGGTTCTTATTGGCAGCCCTGGCTTTGGTCCTTTTGGAGGCGACCGGGTTGTTGGGGAGGGCCGTCCCATGA
- a CDS encoding vWA domain-containing protein, which produces MTFDKLWILNFLLAIPLLAFLQILAKRRRRKSLAAYADEHLLPRLAPLESRARAVVRAVMFISAVALMIFALAGPQWGEHYQEVSRKGVDIMVCVDISNSMMVEDAQPNRLERAKREVADLIRVATGDRLGLVAFSGVAFTQCPLTLDYQAIQMFLDQLTVDLLPLRFQGTDLGAAIEMGMTAFDPKSSTDKVILLITDGEDNEEAGLKAAEKASDEGIRIFVLGIGDPAGGPVPSLDGSGFEKDADGKIILSKPDESTLQAIANETGGDYIRSEAGDFDLDQLYFNGIKKKTEAEILKTGKITIREERFFIFLIAAWALLLIEGVLRERILDIRA; this is translated from the coding sequence ATGACCTTTGATAAACTGTGGATACTAAATTTTTTGCTGGCCATTCCGTTGCTGGCGTTCCTGCAAATTCTGGCCAAACGAAGAAGAAGAAAAAGTCTGGCCGCCTATGCGGACGAACATCTGCTGCCGCGTCTGGCGCCCCTGGAGTCCCGAGCCCGGGCCGTGGTGCGGGCGGTGATGTTCATCAGCGCAGTCGCCTTGATGATTTTCGCCCTGGCCGGCCCGCAATGGGGCGAGCATTACCAGGAGGTCTCCCGTAAGGGGGTGGACATCATGGTGTGCGTGGACATCTCCAACAGCATGATGGTGGAGGACGCCCAGCCAAACCGTCTGGAACGAGCCAAACGCGAGGTGGCGGACCTGATTCGGGTGGCCACCGGCGATAGGCTGGGGCTGGTCGCTTTTTCCGGCGTGGCCTTCACCCAATGTCCGTTGACTCTGGATTACCAGGCCATTCAAATGTTTTTGGACCAATTGACCGTGGACCTGCTGCCCTTGCGATTCCAGGGCACCGACCTGGGCGCCGCCATTGAAATGGGCATGACCGCTTTTGATCCCAAGTCTTCCACGGATAAGGTCATCCTGCTCATCACAGACGGCGAAGACAACGAGGAGGCCGGGCTGAAAGCCGCTGAAAAAGCCTCTGACGAAGGCATTCGCATTTTCGTCCTCGGCATAGGAGATCCGGCCGGCGGCCCCGTGCCCAGCCTGGACGGCAGCGGCTTCGAAAAAGACGCCGACGGTAAAATAATCCTGTCCAAGCCGGACGAAAGCACGCTGCAGGCCATTGCCAATGAAACCGGCGGCGATTACATTAGGTCCGAGGCCGGGGATTTCGACCTGGATCAATTGTATTTCAACGGAATTAAAAAGAAAACCGAAGCCGAGATTCTAAAAACCGGCAAAATCACCATCCGGGAAGAGCGTTTTTTTATCTTCCTGATAGCAGCGTGGGCGCTGCTGTTGATTGAAGGGGTGCTCCGTGAAAGAATTCTTGATATCCGTGCTTAG
- a CDS encoding tetratricopeptide repeat protein, producing the protein MKEFLISVLSLFLCASLAWGAADGEALFKEGKYKDAAQAFADKDMENPRDVRWRYNRGVASFMAEDMEAAQSAFASAAVRSDDPEIQFRSAYNLGATMMKGEDYEKAAKEFQKALALNPQDEDAKENLKLALWRQAQVQQQQNQDQQGDQQGDQQQQQDGQQGDQNGQGQNQDSQSKDKQDGKQQGDQDKQQSGDQQQKNQGENQKQGQEQQQQQSESAQGQQQDQQSAAQAGDEEKQDQADLDGQMQALNKPEQDAQDQDGQTAMSSMEKKMADTLLDNVKENRVFRPDNKSAIISDDRANSGKRW; encoded by the coding sequence GTGAAAGAATTCTTGATATCCGTGCTTAGCCTGTTTTTGTGCGCTTCCCTCGCCTGGGGCGCCGCCGACGGCGAGGCCCTGTTCAAGGAAGGGAAGTACAAGGATGCGGCCCAGGCCTTCGCCGACAAGGACATGGAAAATCCGCGGGACGTCCGCTGGCGCTACAACCGGGGCGTGGCCTCGTTCATGGCGGAAGACATGGAAGCCGCCCAGTCCGCCTTCGCCAGCGCCGCCGTACGCAGCGACGACCCTGAAATCCAGTTTCGGTCCGCCTACAACCTGGGCGCGACCATGATGAAAGGCGAGGACTATGAAAAGGCGGCCAAGGAATTCCAAAAAGCCCTGGCCCTGAATCCCCAGGACGAAGACGCCAAGGAGAACCTGAAGCTCGCCTTGTGGCGCCAGGCTCAGGTTCAGCAGCAACAGAATCAGGATCAGCAAGGAGATCAGCAGGGCGATCAGCAACAGCAGCAGGACGGCCAGCAGGGCGACCAAAACGGGCAAGGCCAAAACCAGGACTCCCAAAGCAAGGATAAACAGGACGGCAAGCAGCAGGGCGACCAGGATAAGCAGCAGTCGGGAGATCAGCAACAAAAAAACCAGGGCGAGAATCAGAAGCAAGGCCAGGAGCAGCAACAGCAACAATCTGAAAGCGCTCAGGGTCAACAGCAGGACCAGCAATCCGCCGCCCAGGCCGGTGACGAGGAAAAACAGGATCAGGCCGACCTGGACGGCCAAATGCAGGCCCTGAACAAGCCCGAGCAAGACGCCCAGGATCAGGACGGACAGACTGCAATGTCCTCCATGGAAAAAAAGATGGCCGACACCCTGCTGGACAATGTGAAGGAAAACAGGGTATTCAGACCGGATAACAAAAGCGCGATCATAAGCGACGACCGCGCCAATTCAGGGAAACGATGGTAA
- a CDS encoding BatD family protein, translating into MKSLREYIAEACKIIPIVLILAFLLAPGLCMADVSVSLDAAPNRVQTGDVFNLTVTVSGSGSADDIQLRGTNGLQVGRPGQSSRTSIVNGRIDRSITYTYGISAPKTGTYTLGPAIVTIGGKQYNSNTVRLTVDPLGEIKGRENDAMFFTAEVLPKQAYAGQDILCRVRFYWSIPLRDIQFEGFPDMENLEFAQIGDSRQFQKTVNGKTFNVAELVHQVIPSATGDYEIPPLAVKAEVIKSSGRPSRFPRGFFDDQFFGNEQVVKTRVLSEPVSFSVKALPTEGAPGGFNGLIGRFSIQADLDPKEVKAGDSATLTVTLSGRGNVQLLPDLDLPPLPGVKVYPSDPQLEDNRDGQGPFGKKTMQWALVPQAEGDVAIPAFSVPYFDAASGKYEYARTREMNLHVLPGVVHAAPAPIQEMQVNSASKHRVQMLGEDILKIQETPKAVAPGMGQTMPVWLGFLIMVFPFLPLAGALIIRSGGKKRAEQAGARASKKAYAAFAKSVKDMGPDKSVEAFRALQEYLALRLGLEAATLTSHEAEDKMLAAGVDQESASRLKQVFSSLETCVFSQCGSQLSQEVRQELLDVVRAVDKKVKV; encoded by the coding sequence ATGAAATCATTGAGGGAATACATAGCGGAAGCGTGTAAAATCATACCTATCGTGCTGATTCTCGCTTTCCTGCTGGCGCCCGGCTTGTGCATGGCGGACGTCTCCGTCTCCCTGGACGCCGCCCCGAACAGGGTGCAGACCGGGGACGTCTTTAACCTGACTGTCACGGTTTCCGGCTCAGGGTCCGCGGATGACATTCAACTTAGGGGAACCAACGGCCTTCAAGTGGGCAGGCCCGGCCAGTCGTCCCGGACGAGCATCGTCAACGGGCGGATCGACCGCAGCATTACCTACACCTATGGAATCAGCGCCCCTAAAACCGGAACCTACACCTTGGGGCCGGCCATCGTAACCATTGGCGGCAAGCAGTATAACAGCAACACCGTGCGGCTGACCGTGGACCCCTTGGGGGAAATCAAGGGCCGCGAGAACGACGCCATGTTTTTCACTGCGGAAGTCCTGCCCAAGCAGGCTTATGCAGGCCAGGACATTCTTTGCCGCGTCCGGTTTTATTGGAGCATCCCGTTGCGGGACATCCAGTTTGAGGGCTTTCCCGACATGGAAAATCTGGAGTTTGCCCAAATCGGAGACTCCCGCCAATTCCAAAAGACCGTTAACGGCAAGACCTTCAATGTGGCCGAACTGGTGCATCAGGTCATTCCCTCCGCAACCGGCGATTATGAAATTCCCCCCCTGGCCGTCAAAGCCGAGGTGATCAAATCCTCCGGCAGGCCCTCCCGTTTTCCCAGGGGCTTTTTTGACGATCAGTTTTTCGGCAACGAACAAGTCGTTAAAACCCGGGTGTTGTCGGAACCGGTTTCGTTTTCCGTCAAAGCATTGCCCACGGAAGGGGCGCCTGGCGGTTTCAACGGACTCATCGGCCGATTTTCCATCCAAGCGGACCTGGACCCCAAAGAGGTGAAAGCCGGGGACTCAGCCACCCTCACGGTAACGCTGTCAGGCAGGGGAAACGTGCAGTTGCTGCCGGACCTGGATTTGCCGCCTTTGCCCGGGGTGAAGGTGTACCCCAGCGATCCCCAATTGGAGGATAACCGCGACGGGCAAGGCCCCTTTGGAAAGAAAACCATGCAGTGGGCTTTGGTGCCCCAGGCCGAGGGCGACGTGGCCATTCCGGCTTTTTCCGTCCCCTATTTTGATGCCGCAAGCGGCAAGTACGAATACGCCAGAACCCGGGAGATGAACCTGCATGTTCTGCCCGGCGTCGTGCATGCGGCGCCAGCGCCGATCCAGGAAATGCAGGTGAACTCCGCTTCCAAGCATCGTGTGCAAATGCTCGGGGAGGATATCCTTAAAATTCAAGAAACTCCCAAGGCCGTGGCGCCGGGCATGGGCCAGACCATGCCTGTGTGGTTGGGCTTTCTGATCATGGTTTTTCCCTTCCTACCCTTGGCCGGCGCTTTGATTATTCGCAGCGGCGGCAAAAAACGCGCCGAACAGGCCGGGGCCAGGGCCTCGAAAAAGGCTTACGCGGCCTTTGCAAAATCCGTAAAGGACATGGGGCCTGATAAAAGCGTGGAAGCCTTCCGGGCTTTGCAGGAATATCTCGCCCTGCGCCTTGGGCTGGAGGCCGCAACCCTCACGTCTCACGAGGCGGAGGATAAAATGCTGGCCGCCGGCGTCGATCAGGAGTCCGCGTCCCGCTTGAAACAGGTTTTTTCCAGCCTGGAAACCTGCGTATTCAGCCAATGCGGCAGCCAGCTCAGTCAGGAAGTCAGACAAGAGCTTTTGGACGTCGTCAGGGCGGTGGATAAAAAGGTCAAGGTATGA